Part of the Acidimicrobiales bacterium genome, TCGGTCCTGGCCGCGAAGGGCATCCCGTCGACGTCACGCCCGATTCCCTCGACGTGCGCCTCGAGGATTCCCCGGCCCCGACCGGTCCCGGCGAGGACGAGTGCGGTGTTCGCGATGGTCACCGTCGACTCTTCGACCGCGAATCCGGCCGCCGCCCACGCCTCGGGTGCGTCGCCGATCACGATCGAGTGGACCTGATGCGGACGCGTCGTCATCGGGTGATCGTGGCACGTGACCGGCCGCCGGGGCACGACGGCTCGGTAGGGTCGCTGACCGTGAGCAGCGACATCACTCGATTCCCCGAGTTCTTCGAGATGGCCGCGCACGGCCCGGATGTGTGGGTCGGCGCCAGCGCCCGCTACCCGTGGGGGCGGGTCTACGGCGGCCAGGTGGCCGCGCAGGGACTCTGGGCCGCGGCCCAGACCGTGCCCGAGGGCTACATGCCGCACTCGTTGCACACCTACTTCATCCGCGGTGGGGAGTCCGACGAGCCGATTCGCTTCGAGGTCGATCGCATTCGTGACGGGCGTTCGTTCGTCACCCGCCGGGTCGTCGCCCGTCAGTCGAGTGGCGCCATCCTGAACCTGTCGGCGTCGTTCCACATCCACGAGGACGCACCCGATGTCACGGCCGTCGTCATGCCGTCGCCGGTCGAGCAGCCAGAGGACCTGCCCGAGGCCGGCTGGTCGAGACTGCTCGAACGGCGAATGGTGCCCTTCGACCAACAGCGATCGCGTGGGTGGCTGCGGGTGCCCGACGTGGGCGACGACCCGCTGATGCATGTCCTGGCCCACGCGTTCGCCAGCGATGACCTGCCCACCGATGCCGTCGAGATCGAGCATCCCGTCGGCCGCGTGCATCCCGAGCCGGGCTTCGAGCAGGACTACCCCTACATGGGTGCGAGCCTCGACCACACCATCTGGTTCCACCGGCCCGCTCGGGCCGACGAGTGGTGCCTCCATGACCTGCGGTCCTCCGGGGTCTACGGGTCGAGGGGCATCGCTTTCGGCGAGATCTGGTCACGTGACGGTGTTCACGTGGCCACGATCGCCCAGGAAGTGCTTTTACGAGAGGCAACCCCGAAGGGTTAGGTTCCCCCGAATGTCGTTCAGCTTCCGGCGCCCCTGCGCCCGCACGGTGCTCCTCGATCGCGAGGGTCGAATCTTCCTGATCCGCGCCGAGGACCCGGTCGATCCCTACAAGCCCGAATGGTGGGAGATCCCCGGTGGCGGCATGGGTCGAGGCGAGGAATCAGGCCACGCAGCGCTGCGTGAACTCCACGAGGAGACCGGTATCCCGAACGTCGAGATGGGCCCCTGCGTGTGGACCCAGCAGACCGAGTACACGTTCGCCGGCTACCACTTCGAGTCCGACGACTTCATCCATGTCGCCTGGTGCGACGGCGGCGAGTACGACCCCAAGGGTCTCGAGGCGCTCGAGGCCGCCGCGTTCCAGGGAGCGCAATGGTGGACGCTCGACGACCTGCTCGCCAACGAAGAACCGACCGTGCCGGTGCGCCTCCGCGAGTTCCTGCCCGACCTCGTGGCGGGGAAGGTGCCGATCGAGCCCGTCGACATCACGCCGTCGCCCGAACAGGGCGGTCGGGTCGGCTGATCAGCGGCGTCGGCCGCGAAGACCGAGCCAGGCCAGGTCGGCGACCCTGGTGGCCAGCGCGTCGACGTCGCCCTTCATGCCGGCGGCGATCCAATGCCGTCCGGTGGCCTCGGCCAGGCCGAGGATGCCGTGGGCGAGGACGAGTCGGTCGGCGTCGGCGAGGTCGTCGATCTCGATCAGCGCGGCGATGAAGAGCGCCAGTTCGCTCTCGACGTCGGCGACGGCGCGGGCGAACTCGACATCGATGCGGACGCCCTCGCCGAACAGCAGCCGAAAGTCGTCGGGCGCCTGGGCGGCGAAGCGAAAATAGGCCGCGAAGCCGTCGACCACCTTGGCCTCGCCGGTGGGCGCGGCGGTGGCTGCCTCGCCCACGACGGTGGTGAGCCGGTCGCCGACGTCGCGCAACAGCTCGAGGAACAGCTCGCGCTTCGACGAGAAGTGCTGGTAGAGCACCGGCTTGGTGACGCCGGCCTCGCTGGCGACCGTTTCCATCGTGGCGTTCTGGAAGCCCTCGACGGCGAAGACCGAGCGGGCCGCCTCGAGCAGTTGCACTCTTCGCTCTGCGGCAGGAAGTCGGACGGTCACCCGGGAACCCTACCCAGCTCTTCTGCGGTCAGCCGATGTCGCGCCCGTGCTCGATGTCGTCGCGCACCGCGGCCTTCACGGCGTAGCCGGCGAGGATCGCGGGGGCCAAGACGACCGAACCGGCGATCACGCCGAAGGTGACGATCGCCGAGACCGTGCTGTTGAAGTCGGTCGCCAGACCGATCATGAAGACCACGATCGCCACCGCATAGAGCAGGTAGCCGATGCGTTGCCCCAACGTCGCGATCCGCAGGGCCTTGGCCCGTTGCACGAGGATCGGGTCGGGTTCGGCGGGCACGGCGCTCACCCTACGGTTGTCGGTGCCGGGCCGTCGCCGAGCCAACCCGGTTCGGCGAGGAGGATCGCGATCTCATCCCGCATCGCCTCGAGCGAGAGCCGCTCGACGGCGACCCGGCGATTGTGTTCGAGACGCTCGAGGTCGGGTCGCTCGATGGCGGCGCGGAGTGGCTCGGGATCGTCCGACGGGTACCACTCGAGTCCGAGGGCGCGGAGCTCATCGGCCACCGGGTAGGGGCCGACGGCACACGGCACGCGGTGGATCGCCGCTTCGACCGGTGGGTTGCCGAATCCCTCCCACGTGCTCGGGAACAGCACCGCGTCGGCCGCGCCGTAGAGGTCGACGGCGGACTCGTCGCTGGTGCCCCGCACGACCGGGCAGCGGGCATCGGCCAGGATGCGGGCGAGCTCGTCGTCGTAGCCGTCCTCGGCCGGGCCCCAGAGCCAGTAGGTGCCGCCGAGCTGCTCGGCCAGCCAGATCGCCGTGGGGATGTCCTTGCGAGGAATCGCCCGGACGGGATGGGCCAGCAGCAGTGTGTCGGCGTCGATGCCGAGACGGCGGCGGACGCCGGCACGGTCGGCCGTGCCGGTCGCGGTCGGGAAACCGTTGTAGATGCACACGGCTGCGTAGCCCCGGTCCTCCATCTCCCGCCGGGTCAGCTGATTGATGGTCACGTGCCGCCACGCCGGATCACGCGGGGGCAGCTCCGTGACATTGGCCCAGTGCGCCCGCTGCCACGGCGGGTCGTGATGGTGGAGGATCGCCGGTCGGCCGGCGAGCACCTCGGCGACGACCCGAGCGGCCGGGAGGTTGAGAGGAATCGTGCACAGATTCTCGACCACGACGACGTCGACGTCACCGATCGCGGCGCTCACCTCGTCGGCGTCCGGCGGGTCCGTGGCGTCGATGGCCAGGCCGGGTACGGTCCGGTCGACCGGCCCGTCGCCGGCCACGGTGTGGACGCGGTAGCCCAGCTGCTCGAACGCTCGTTGCCAGTTGCGGGCGACGACCGACACACCGTCGGTCACTCCGAGTCGGAACGAGACGAACGCAGCGCTGGCCATGCACGACACGATGCCGGGAGATCCGCCCGACCGCACCCCCGAACTACGGCGTGATGTAGAGGCCGCGTTGGCGTCCGCCTGGGTCGCCGAGCCGGGCTACACGGCTCCCAACACGGACGTCTACCCGTGGCTCTGGTTGTGGGACAGCTGTTTCCACTCGCTCGTGTGGGCCGAGTTGGGTGACGAACGCCGGGCGATCACCGAACTGACCGCCGCCCTGTCGACGATCGACGCGGCCGGGTTCGTCGCTCACATGGGCTATCAGCTCGATCCCGAGCGGTCCGTCGAACTCTGGGGTCGCCGGGGCGCGTCCTCGATCACCCAGCCGCCCATGTTCGGCCACACCATCGCGTCGCTGTCGCGCCGGGGCATCGATGTGCCAACGATGCTCGTCGATGATGCCGCTCGGGCACTGCGCCACCTGCTCGAGCACCGGACCCGCAACGCAGGACTCATCGAGGTCGTCCACCCCTGGGAGACCGGGTGCGACGACTCGCCCCGCTGGGACGACCTCTGTCCCGGTGCCGGCTTCGATCTCGAACGATGGCGGTCCCACAAGGTCGACCTGCTCGGGTCGGTGGAGCGCAGCGACGACGGGGCGCCGCGTCACAACCCCGCCTTCGCGGTGGGCTCGGTCGGGTTCAACGCGCTGGTGGCGTTCAACACCCTGGAGCTCCAGTCGGTCACCGGCGACGAGTCGCTGACCCCGCTCGTCGACGATCTGGTCACCGCGCTCGACGCCCGGTTCGACCCCGAGCTGCGCACCTGGATCGATTCGGGTCCCACCGCGACCGGGTCGGGCCGGGCGCGAACCGCCGACGGCTTGCTCCCGCTGCTCGTGTCCCGTAACCCCTCGGCGCGCCACCGGGTCGTCGAGGAACTCCTCGACGAGGACGCGTACGCGTCGGCGTTCGGACCTCGCGGCGTGCATGTCGGCGAGGCCACCTACGCGGCATCGACCTACTGGCGTGGACCGGTGTGGCCTCAGCTCGCCTATCTGCTCTGGGTCGCGCTGCGCAACAGCGGCGAGTCCGACGCGGCCGAGGTCGTTCGCACGACGACCGTCGACGGCGCCGTCGAGTCGGGACTGGCCGAGTACTGGAACGGCGACACCGGCCGGGGCCTCGGCGCGATCCCGCAGTCGTGGACCGGTTTGGCGGTCGTGATGGCCGCTGCTCAGACCGGCGGCGACGCCTCGGCGTGATCGGGCTCGACCCGGTGGCGAAGATCGATGGTCGATTGCTCGACGGTGAGGTCGATCTCCTCGTGCCAACCGAGCGCTTCGAGCGCCGGTAGCGCACTCGGATGAAGGCGTCGTCGGCGGCGTTGCAGCATCAGGTTCGCGACGAGGTCGGCGAGTCCGACCATCATGATCAGGTCACCGATCGAGACGACCTGATTGGTCCAACGAACCGGGAACGTGTCGCCGAGTCCGGCGAGGACGGTGTCGTCGTCGGCGAGTTCGCGTGCGCCGGTGAGGCTCACGCGGTCGAGTTCGTCGACCGTGACCATCTCGGCCTCGACCAGTGCCTCGGGGCGCACGGGCATCGCCCCGTTGAGGGCGACCGGGAGAAGGTTGGCGGCGATGCCGACGACGATCACCGTCATCCCCACCAGGTGCAGGTTGACGATGGCGAAGGCGAGACCGCCGAGGAGGCCGAGCACGGCGATCGCCCCGGACGGGCCCGCCTCGGTCAGATCGACGAAGAGGCTGGCGCCGATCGCCACCGCGAGGAACTCGGGATGACGGATGCGGGTGCGGGCAATGGCGGTCAGTCGACCGCGGCGGACGAGTCCGACGACGAGGCCGGCACACACCGCGAGGAGGATCGGAGCCAGTGCCACACGCGGAAATTACCAGCCGGAGCCCTCTGAGGTGCCGATCATCGCTTCTCCGTCGACGCGGCGGACCCAACAATGGATCCCGCGATAGCGCGCCGCGTCGTCCTCGAAGTTCTCCCGGTTGGGGATGATCACACCGATGTCGAGCTCGGACGTCTCGTAGTCGGTGCCCACCCACGGTACGAATTCGCGGTAGCAGGAACGCACTGCGAAGTTCCGAATGGTCTCGTCGCCCGGATAGGGCGTCGGATGGCCGGCGGGGTAGTCGAGGATCGCGTACACCTGGAGATGGTGTGGTTCGTCACAGGGCAGCCTCGTGGTGATCGTCACCGGCTGGCCGTCGCGACGGTCCTCGATCTGGTCGAAGCAGTCGCGCACGGCGAGGCTGTACTGGTTGATCGGTTCACCCGGAATCTCGGTGGGGTCGAGGGGCGCCACCTCGGTCGTCGTCGTGGCGGCGTCGTCGGACGATCCGCCGTCCTCGTCCGTGCCGTCGGCCTCGAGATCGGCCCCGTCGGAACCGTCGACGGACGGGCTCTCGGCCGCAGGCGAATCAGTGCAGGCGACGAGGACCGAGCCGACGACGAGGAGCAGCATCATGGTCGCAGCGAGTGCGGCGAGACGATGGTTCACGCCGTGGAGGCTAGGGGGTCAGCCGGCCGGGAGTGCCCGATCGAGCAATTCGAACGAGAACCACAAGCAGAGTGCGACCGGCACGAGGCTGACCGCCCGCACGGCCACGCGACGGAGTCGGTCGGAGAAGAGGTGTCGTCCGAGGTGACCGGCGAGGACCCAGATCGTGGTGGCGGCGAGCATCCACACGACCGCACCGGGGATCGCGTCTCGTTCACCGTTGAGACCCTCGTCGAGGTTGGCGGGTTCGGCGTCGCTGTCCGGCGCCCCGGTCGTCTCGCCGGGAAGCGTGGCGTCGGTCGGGTCGCCGCCGAGCGCGGCGACGACATCGGGATCGAGTGCGGGCGATTCGACCGGGTCCTCGACGAGCGCCGCAGCGACGATGATGCGCTGGCGGCTCGACAGTTTCGGGTGGCACGCCGTGAGGGTGACACGGTTGTCGCCGAAGTCGCCGAGCACCCAGGTGTCGGCCGGCCGGACGATGATGTGGCCGTCGTCGGCGTCGTCGACGGTCGCGAGCTCGTCGGGGAAGGCCACGCTCGGCTCCATCACCCGATACGTGAACGTGCCGAGCACGCTGGTGACCCGGATCTCGTCGCCCGGCGCGAGTTCGTCGATGCGGTTGAACGGCGCACCGTAGGTGGTGCGGTGACCGGCGATCGCAGTGTTGCCCACGGTGCCGGCCGTGGCGGTGGTCGCGTAGTGGCCGGGACCCTTGCGCAGGTCCGCCACCTGGACACCGTTCACCACGATCTTGTCGACGTCGATCGCCGGGATCTCGATGCGGGCGACGGCGTCGCCGTCCTCGGGGAAGAAGTAGCGCAGTAGCTCCGTGGTGAGTCCGCCCGGCAGCGTGGTCGTCGTGGTCGGGGCCGGTAGTTGACCGAGGTCGCGGTCACCCGCATCGATCACCTGACCGCCGTCGGGGTTCTGGAGGGCGTCGAGTTGGGCGAGGGCGTCGGCGACGCTGACCTCGATGTTGCCGAATTCGTCGCGGAGGTCATCCTGGGCCCTCGACTCCTGGACATTGGTCCCCCAGAGTTGGAACAGCACGAAGAGCAGGATGACGATGCCGGCCGTGATGAGGCCGCGACCGATGGCACCGAGGACGCGGGCGCTCGTCGGGACCTCACTCATGTGAGAAACCTGCACATTGCCGAACCCATCGGCGGTGGCAGGAGCCATCTGAGGGCCATCGACGGATACCGTTTTCGATGTGTCCATCATCCGGCTGCGTGCCGCAGTCGCCCTGATCGGTCGCTTTCCTGCGCTGGCAGGCGTCGACCTCGAGGTCGGCGAGGGCGAAGTCGTGCTCGTCCAGGGGCCCAACGGCGCCGGCAAGTCCACCCTGCTGCGTCTCTGCGCGGGGCTGCTGCGTCTCGAATCCGGCGAGGGCACCGTGCTCGGCCACGACCTTGCGTCGGCCCGACCGGCGATCCGCCGTTCGGTCGGCCTGCTCGGCCACGACACCGCTCTCTACGACGACCTGACCGTGCGCGAGAACCTCGACTTCTGGGCCAAGGCGTCGCGGGTCGACCCGACTGCCGTGCGACCCGCCATGGATCGACTCGGCGTCGCCGAGCGACTCCACGATGTGGGTGTCGGTCTGCTCTCCGCCGGGCAGCGCCGCCGGGTCGCGCTCGCCGCCGTGGTGGTGCGGCGGCCGCAACTCTGGCTGCTCGACGAGCCGCACGCCGGTCTCGACCCGTCGGGTCGCGACCTGGTCGACGAGCTGGTGGCCGACGCCGCGTCGGCCGGCGCGACCGTGTTGCTCTCCTCGCACGAGGTGGATCGTACGCTCGATCTCGCGACTCGCCGGATCACCGTCGCCGGCGGCACGATCGCGGGGGATGTCACCTATGCTCGCTGACATCCGCCTGGTTGCGGCGAAGGATCTCCGGATCGAGTGGCGCTCACGCATCACGCTCTCACAGGTGCTGCCCTTCGCCCTGCTGGTTCTCGTGCTGTTCGGGTTCGCCCTCGACGCCAACCGGCCGGTGCTCGACGCGGCCACGAGCGGGCTCTACTGGATCACGGTGCTGTTCGTCGGACTGATGTCGGTCCAGCGGGCCACGGCGATCGAGACCACCGACGGTGCCCGCCGGGCGCTGTTGCTGGCCGGCGTCGAACCGGCCGCCGTCTTTCTCGGCAAGGCGCTGGCCGTGGCCGTGCAGTTGCTGTTCGTGGAGGTCGTGCTCGTCGGCGGGGTGATCGTGCTGTTCGACGCCTCGGTGGAGTCGGTGCCGCTGTTGGCGGCCACCTGCGTGGTCGCGACGGTTGGGATCGCGGCGGCAGGTACGCTCCTGGGCGCACTGGTGGCCGGTGTTCGGGCGCGAGAGACGGTGTTGCCGATCCTCCTGCTCCCGGTGCTGGCGCCGGTGCTCATCGGTGCCACCCGGGCGTTTGACGACGCCCTCGGCACGGTCGCTGTGGATGGTTGGGCCTGGCTCGGCCTTCTCGCCGGGTTCGGCGCGATCAACATTGTCCTGGGAGCATTGGCCTACGGCGTGTTGCTCGAGGAGACCTGAGGGTCGAAGGAGACGAGATGACACAGGAACTCCAACGCACCGGACCCCCGCACACGGGCAGTCGCACCACGCGCGTTCTCGGCATCGCGGTCATCGTCGGTCTTGCCGCCCTTTTCCTGCTCGGTTGGTTCGTGGCCCCCGAGGACGACGAACAGCAGGACGCCGTGCGCATGATCTTCGTCCACGTCCCGTCGGCCATTCTCACCTACGTCGCCTTTCTCACCACCGCCGTCGGCTCGGTCATGTGGCTCCTGCGTCGCTCCGTCTGGTGGGACACCGTGGCCGGCGCGGCGGCGGAGATCGGCGTCCTCTTCTGCGGCCTCACGCTCTTCACCGGCTCGATCTGGGGCCGACCCACCTGGAACACCTACTGGGACTGGGGCGATGTGCGCCTCGTCACCACCCTGATCCTGTTCCTGATGATGATCGGCTACCTGTCGGTGCGTTCGCTCGGTGGGCCCGAGACCGCCACGGCAACCCGCGCCGCGGTCGTCGGTGTGCTCGCTGCGGCACTCATGCCGATCATCAACCGCTCGGTCGAATGGTGGGAGAACAACACGCTCCACCAGAAGTCGTCGCTCACCGACGGCAAGCTCGAGGACATGACGCTGTTCACCCTGGTGCTCGGTCTCGTCGTGTGGGGCCTGTTCTTCGCCTGGGCGGTGATCCACCGATTCCGGATCAGCTGGCTCGAACGCCAGCTCCGGGTGGCCGACCTCGACCGGGCGCTCGTCGAACGACGGGCCGAAGGCGAACAGATGGGAGCGGACGCATGACGCATCTCGGATATCTCCTCGTGGGTTGGGGCGTCACGATCGGTGTCGGCCTCGCCTACACCGTGAGCCTGCTGCAACGCGGTCGGCGGTTGTCGACCCGCGTGCCGGCCGATCGTCGCCGTTGGATGCAGGCCGACGAGACATGACCGACACTCTCGCCCCACAGGCGCCTCGCGCCGGTCGCAGCCGCCAGCGGCGCTGGATTCCCGCGCTCATCGGCATCGCCGTGGTCATCGCCGTGATCGTGCTGGTCTGGCGCCTGTTCACCGGGGCGCTCTTCTTCTACAACGCCGACGAAGCGGTGGCGGAGCGGGCCGAACTGGGCGATGACCGCTTCACCCTCCAGGGCACGCCGGTCGGGTGCACCATCACCTCCGGCAACCAGGGGGAGGATGTCGTCACCGCGTTCACCGTCGCCTTCGATGGCGTGCTCGTCGATGTCGTTCATCGCGGTGAACCCGCGGAACTGTTCGAGGGCGGCACGCCGGTCGTTCTCGACGGCAGTTGGGTCGAGGGATCTCCCGGGGTCGACGGCTTCGCGGGGTTGGCCGCCGACGGTTGGTACTACTCGTCGGATCGCATGCGGGTGAAGCACGACGAGGACTACATCAACGACGAGGGCTATGACGAGCGCCTCGAGGAAAGCAACATCCAGGGGGAAGCCGCGGCTGAGGTCTGCTCGGTATGAGCAGCGCCGCCTTCGGTGCGGTCGTCGTCGCGCTCGGCGCCGCTGCGTCGTTGACCGGCATCGGTGTCGTCACCCTCGGTCTGTTCGGTCGACGACCGAACTGGTGGCGTGAGGCCCGTGCGCTCGTCTGGGTGATGGCCGCGATGGCTGCGCTCGCCATCATCTGGATGGAACGGGCGCTGATCAACCGTGACTTCACGATCGAGTTCGTTGCCAACCACGGCTCGCGTCAGACCTCGTCGATCTTCAACGTGGCCACCCTGTGGTCCGCGCTGGAGGGCTCGATCCTGCTCTGGACCTTCGTCCTCACCGGCTATGTCGCGGCCGTGGTCGTGAAGTTCCGCGACAAGCGGGACGACCCGATGATGGCGTGGGTGCTGCTCACCCTGTTCGTGGTCTGCGCCTTCTTCTTCCTGCTGATGGTGGGGCCGTCGAACCCGTTCCGCTCCTTCGATCCGCCGCCGGGCTACGACGGCCCGGGCCCCAACCCGCTGCTCCAGAGCCACATACTGATGGCGTTCCATCCGCCGATCCTCTACCTCGGCTTCGTCGGCTTCACCGTGCCGTTCGCATTCGCGATCGGTGCCCTGGTCACCGGGCGGGTGGGGGAGGGGTGGCTGCTCGCCACCCGGCGCTGGACCGTCATCGCCTGGGGTTTCCTCACCCTCGGCATCGTCCTCGGTGCGTGGTGGAGCTACGAGACGCTCGGTTGGGGTGGCTACTGGGCGTGGGACCCGGTCGAGAACGCGTCGTTCCTGCCGTGGCTCACCGGTACCGCCTTCATCCATTCGGTGATGGTGCAGGAGCGGCGTGGCATGTTGCGAGTGTGGAACCTGTCGCTGGTGGTCGCCACCTTCGCCCTCACGATCCTGGGCACCTTCCTCACCCGGTCCGGTGTGGTCGAGTCGGTCCACGCATTCTCGGAATCCTCCATCGGCCCGGCGTTGCTCGGCTTCTTCACGCTGATCGTGGTGGTCTCGCTCGGCCTCATCGCGTGGAGGGGCGATCAGTTGCGATCCCCGGGGCGGATCGATTCGCCGATCTCGCGTGAGGGCGCGTTCCTGGCCAACAACGTCCTGTTCGCCGCGTTCGCGTTCGTCGTTCTGCTGGGCACCGTCTTCCCGCTCGTCGTCGAAGCGGTCAACGACGATCGCATCTCGGTGGGCAACCCCTACTTCGACACCATGACGATGCCGATCGGGTTCACCCTGTTGTTCCTCATGGCCGTGGCCCCGGTGCTGCCCTGGCGCAAGGCGTCGTCGGGCGTGCTCGGCGACCGGCTCATCTGGCCGGCCTGGATCGGTGCCGGCGCAATGGTGCTGTCGGTGCTCGTCGGTGCTCGCGGGTGGGCGCCCACGCTCGCCTTCGGTCTCGGCGGATTCGCCGGGGGCGCGGCGCTGCGTCAGGTGGTACTGGCCACCCGGCGACAGGGTTGGCGCGGGCTCATCGGCCGCACCAACGGCGGCATGGTGGTCCACTTCGGTGTGGTGCTGATCGCCGTGGCGTTCGCGGCCAGCAACGCGTATGTCCGTCAGGACACCTTCCTGCTCGAACCCGGCCAGACCGCCACGTTCGCCGGCCATGAACTGACGTACGAGGGCGACGACTTCCGGGAGTTCCCAAACCGCACCGAGCGGCGGGTGGCCATCCGCATCGACGGAGGGCAGGTGTACGAACCCGGCATCGCCAACTACCCGTTCGCGGGCCGCAACATCGGCATCGCGTCCGTGCGATCGACCCTGTTCGACGATGTTGCGCTCTCGGTCGACAGCTTCCCCGACGACAGCGACGCCGTCGTCATCCGGGTGACGGTGCAGCCGCTGATCGTGTGGTTGTGGATCGGCGGCCTCATCATGGCCGTCGGCACCCTGCTCGCCGTCGTGCCGGGCAAACGCCGCAATCCGACCATGCCGGTGAGCGCCCCGCTGCCCGACCCTCACGACGACCCTGACGACGACCCTGACGACGACCCTGCCCAACGACCGCTCGAGGAGTTGGTGTGAGCGAGTCGACGACCCCCGAAGTCCCCCGCCGTGCGGTCTGGATCGTGGCCCCCGTTGCGCTGGTGATGGTGGTGTTCATCGCCCTGCTCGCCACCCGTGACTCGGGCGGTCCCGCGTTCGACAGTTTCGATCTCGAGGGCGAGGTGGCGCCGGCCATCGTGGGTACGACGATCGACGGCGACACGTTCGACCTCGACGATTACCGCGGCGGCTTCGTGATCGTGAACTTCTTCCAGACCACGTGCATCCCGTGCGTGCAGGAACATCCGGAACTCGTGTCGTTCCAGGAGGCCTACGGACCGTCGGGATTCGCCACCATCGTCTCGGTCGCCTTCGACGACCGTCCGGAGAACATCCGGGATTTCTTCACCGAGTACGGCGGTGACTGGCCGATCATCGCCACCGACACCGCATCGATCGCGGTGGACTACGGCGTGCCGCTGGTACCCGAGTCGGTGCTGATCGCCCCCGACGGTGAGGTCATCACCAAGCTCCTCGGTGGCATCCGGCGCGCCGAGCTCGAGGCGGTCATCCAGTCCTGGCAGGAAGAACAAACCGTCCTGGCCGAGCCGGAGGGCGACTCGTGACCCGCCGCCTCGCACTCTGGATCGCGATGGCCGTCGTCGCCACGTCGGCTCTTCTCTACGCCGCCATCGACGAGGGCGAGCCGCGCACCGACGCCGATCGGGCCTACGCGGTGTCGAAGACCATCGGTTGTCCCGTGTGCGACGGCCAGTCGGTGGCCGAGTCCAACGCCACGGTGGCCAAGAACATCCGGATCTCGATCGCCACGTGGATCGACGAGGGCCGCAGCGACGAGTTCATCCGCGCCGAACTTCGCGCCGCCTTCGGCGACGACGTCGACTACACGCCGTCGGCCGATGGCATCACGAGTCTCGTCTGGATCCTCCCGGTGGTGTTCGGGGCCGGTGCCCTGACCGGTCTGGCGATCGTCTTCCGCCGCTGGAAGCAGGAGGGCGATCTCGAGGCGAGCGAGGCCGACACCGCGCTGGTCGAGGCGGCCCGCGCCGCCTTGTCCGATGAATGAGTTGTCCGATGGCTGACCCCGCCGACTCGCACGCCGAGGA contains:
- a CDS encoding thioesterase family protein, with product MSSDITRFPEFFEMAAHGPDVWVGASARYPWGRVYGGQVAAQGLWAAAQTVPEGYMPHSLHTYFIRGGESDEPIRFEVDRIRDGRSFVTRRVVARQSSGAILNLSASFHIHEDAPDVTAVVMPSPVEQPEDLPEAGWSRLLERRMVPFDQQRSRGWLRVPDVGDDPLMHVLAHAFASDDLPTDAVEIEHPVGRVHPEPGFEQDYPYMGASLDHTIWFHRPARADEWCLHDLRSSGVYGSRGIAFGEIWSRDGVHVATIAQEVLLREATPKG
- a CDS encoding NUDIX domain-containing protein, with the translated sequence MSFSFRRPCARTVLLDREGRIFLIRAEDPVDPYKPEWWEIPGGGMGRGEESGHAALRELHEETGIPNVEMGPCVWTQQTEYTFAGYHFESDDFIHVAWCDGGEYDPKGLEALEAAAFQGAQWWTLDDLLANEEPTVPVRLREFLPDLVAGKVPIEPVDITPSPEQGGRVG
- a CDS encoding TetR/AcrR family transcriptional regulator; this encodes MTVRLPAAERRVQLLEAARSVFAVEGFQNATMETVASEAGVTKPVLYQHFSSKRELFLELLRDVGDRLTTVVGEAATAAPTGEAKVVDGFAAYFRFAAQAPDDFRLLFGEGVRIDVEFARAVADVESELALFIAALIEIDDLADADRLVLAHGILGLAEATGRHWIAAGMKGDVDALATRVADLAWLGLRGRRR
- a CDS encoding glycosyltransferase family 4 protein, producing the protein MASAAFVSFRLGVTDGVSVVARNWQRAFEQLGYRVHTVAGDGPVDRTVPGLAIDATDPPDADEVSAAIGDVDVVVVENLCTIPLNLPAARVVAEVLAGRPAILHHHDPPWQRAHWANVTELPPRDPAWRHVTINQLTRREMEDRGYAAVCIYNGFPTATGTADRAGVRRRLGIDADTLLLAHPVRAIPRKDIPTAIWLAEQLGGTYWLWGPAEDGYDDELARILADARCPVVRGTSDESAVDLYGAADAVLFPSTWEGFGNPPVEAAIHRVPCAVGPYPVADELRALGLEWYPSDDPEPLRAAIERPDLERLEHNRRVAVERLSLEAMRDEIAILLAEPGWLGDGPAPTTVG
- a CDS encoding DUF5317 family protein, with product MALAPILLAVCAGLVVGLVRRGRLTAIARTRIRHPEFLAVAIGASLFVDLTEAGPSGAIAVLGLLGGLAFAIVNLHLVGMTVIVVGIAANLLPVALNGAMPVRPEALVEAEMVTVDELDRVSLTGARELADDDTVLAGLGDTFPVRWTNQVVSIGDLIMMVGLADLVANLMLQRRRRRLHPSALPALEALGWHEEIDLTVEQSTIDLRHRVEPDHAEASPPV
- a CDS encoding sortase, with amino-acid sequence MSEVPTSARVLGAIGRGLITAGIVILLFVLFQLWGTNVQESRAQDDLRDEFGNIEVSVADALAQLDALQNPDGGQVIDAGDRDLGQLPAPTTTTTLPGGLTTELLRYFFPEDGDAVARIEIPAIDVDKIVVNGVQVADLRKGPGHYATTATAGTVGNTAIAGHRTTYGAPFNRIDELAPGDEIRVTSVLGTFTYRVMEPSVAFPDELATVDDADDGHIIVRPADTWVLGDFGDNRVTLTACHPKLSSRQRIIVAAALVEDPVESPALDPDVVAALGGDPTDATLPGETTGAPDSDAEPANLDEGLNGERDAIPGAVVWMLAATTIWVLAGHLGRHLFSDRLRRVAVRAVSLVPVALCLWFSFELLDRALPAG
- the ccmA gene encoding heme ABC exporter ATP-binding protein CcmA, whose product is MSIIRLRAAVALIGRFPALAGVDLEVGEGEVVLVQGPNGAGKSTLLRLCAGLLRLESGEGTVLGHDLASARPAIRRSVGLLGHDTALYDDLTVRENLDFWAKASRVDPTAVRPAMDRLGVAERLHDVGVGLLSAGQRRRVALAAVVVRRPQLWLLDEPHAGLDPSGRDLVDELVADAASAGATVLLSSHEVDRTLDLATRRITVAGGTIAGDVTYAR
- a CDS encoding heme exporter protein CcmB, producing the protein MLADIRLVAAKDLRIEWRSRITLSQVLPFALLVLVLFGFALDANRPVLDAATSGLYWITVLFVGLMSVQRATAIETTDGARRALLLAGVEPAAVFLGKALAVAVQLLFVEVVLVGGVIVLFDASVESVPLLAATCVVATVGIAAAGTLLGALVAGVRARETVLPILLLPVLAPVLIGATRAFDDALGTVAVDGWAWLGLLAGFGAINIVLGALAYGVLLEET
- the ccsA gene encoding cytochrome c biogenesis protein CcsA, yielding MTQELQRTGPPHTGSRTTRVLGIAVIVGLAALFLLGWFVAPEDDEQQDAVRMIFVHVPSAILTYVAFLTTAVGSVMWLLRRSVWWDTVAGAAAEIGVLFCGLTLFTGSIWGRPTWNTYWDWGDVRLVTTLILFLMMIGYLSVRSLGGPETATATRAAVVGVLAAALMPIINRSVEWWENNTLHQKSSLTDGKLEDMTLFTLVLGLVVWGLFFAWAVIHRFRISWLERQLRVADLDRALVERRAEGEQMGADA